Genomic window (Dasypus novemcinctus isolate mDasNov1 chromosome 10, mDasNov1.1.hap2, whole genome shotgun sequence):
TTTGAAGTGAAAATGTAGGTTGTTTTCACTTGAAGAGCAGCATGTATTTCTTTTCAAGAGCTTAAGGAAGGAAAAGTCTGGCACATATGAACATGATAATTATACCGGTTTATCCAGCTCAGCAATGTATTCCTTTGTCTCTTTTCCGATTTTAGAAGCACTAGGTCAATGACTATAGAAGGAAATATCACAAAGATCACCCACTTCATCCTCTTGGGATTCTCAGATTTTCCCAGAACCTTAGCAATGCTCTTTGTTATATTCCTGGTCACCTACCTCATGACTATGACCTGGAACCTTTGCCTCATTGTCTTAATAAGGATGGattcccacctccacacacccatgtactttttcctcagcAACCTGTCTTTCATAGATATCTGTTATGTCACATCCACAGCCCCAAAGATGCTCTTCCACTTCTTCCAGAAGCAGCAAACAATCACCTTTTTGTGCTGCGCTGTCCAGTACTTCATCTTTTCAACTATGGGACTGAGTGAGTGTTGTCTCCTGACAGCTATGGCTTATGACCGATATGTTGCCATTTGTAAACCACTGCTCTATTCATCCATCATGTCACCCAGCCTCTGTATTCAGATGGCACTGGGAGTCTATATGGCTGGACTCTCTGGTTCTTTATCCCAATTATGTGGCTTGCTTCAGCTTCTCTTCTGTGGGCCGAATGAAATCTGTGACACACCCCAATTGTTAATCTTGTCCTGCACTGATACTTTCTTCTTAAAAGTCATGCTTGCTATATTATCAATGATATTTGGGGTAACAAATGCTCTAGTTATCCTGATATCCTATGTCTATATTGTTATCTCGATCATGAAGATCACTTCAGCTAAAGGCAGGTCCAAGGCTTTCAACACCTGTGCTTCTCACCTGACTACTGTTTCCCTCCTCTATACATCATCTATGTTTGTCTATTTAAGTTCCAGCTCTGGTGGTTCCTCCGGCTTTGACAGATTTGCTTCAGTTTTGTATACTGTGGTGATTCCCATGTTGAATCCCTTGATCTACAGTCTGAGGAATAGGGAGATCAAAGACGCtttgaagaaatttcaaaagaagagATGACACTTCTAATGTCACATGCACTGATATTTGTGAAAGATTTGGCTGGTAAGAGTCAATCATCATAACCCACAAAATATGCACATGAGTGGAAATTAGTAAAAGTAATAGTATGCATGGACAAAAGAGGCATTTTTTGGTataaataatattccagtgtgttGTCCTTGAGTGACAGTGAATGTTGAATGAAGCACTGCATTTTAGTGTCATTTAATTATGCAACAATAATTAGCTAATACAGTATGAAATTAGAAACTAAAAATTTTCTCC
Coding sequences:
- the LOC101444304 gene encoding olfactory receptor 5AN1-like, giving the protein MTIEGNITKITHFILLGFSDFPRTLAMLFVIFLVTYLMTMTWNLCLIVLIRMDSHLHTPMYFFLSNLSFIDICYVTSTAPKMLFHFFQKQQTITFLCCAVQYFIFSTMGLSECCLLTAMAYDRYVAICKPLLYSSIMSPSLCIQMALGVYMAGLSGSLSQLCGLLQLLFCGPNEICDTPQLLILSCTDTFFLKVMLAILSMIFGVTNALVILISYVYIVISIMKITSAKGRSKAFNTCASHLTTVSLLYTSSMFVYLSSSSGGSSGFDRFASVLYTVVIPMLNPLIYSLRNREIKDALKKFQKKR